In Helicobacter bilis, a genomic segment contains:
- the hemJ gene encoding protoporphyrinogen oxidase HemJ: protein MLLESFRYTLAEYYLYIKVFHIVSIITWMAMLFYLPRLFVYHAEQYENAGFRSVVELQEKRLYYAIGYPAMIAVLVSGSLITLALPGIMQSGGWIHAKFTLVLLLLVYHFLCGFYRKKLLVSCCKSGRFFRIFNEIPTLFMVIIVYLVVVKSF from the coding sequence ATGCTACTAGAATCTTTTAGATACACGCTGGCTGAGTATTATTTATATATTAAAGTGTTTCACATAGTTTCTATTATTACATGGATGGCTATGCTGTTTTATCTGCCGCGTTTGTTTGTGTATCATGCGGAGCAGTATGAGAATGCTGGGTTTAGAAGTGTAGTCGAGCTGCAAGAAAAAAGGCTGTATTATGCTATCGGTTATCCTGCTATGATCGCTGTTTTAGTGAGTGGCTCTTTGATTACACTAGCCTTGCCCGGCATTATGCAGAGTGGTGGCTGGATACATGCGAAATTCACACTTGTTTTATTGCTTTTAGTGTATCATTTTCTATGTGGATTCTATCGTAAAAAACTTTTAGTTTCTTGTTGTAAAAGCGGTAGATTTTTCCGTATTTTTAATGAGATTCCAACTTTGTTTATGGTGATTATTGTATATCTTGTTGTTGTCAAGTCGTTTTAG